A single genomic interval of Hafnia alvei harbors:
- a CDS encoding TolC family protein produces MQNRKQRRIAAWLAAMFFLPAASQAASLSLDEALNAAQKYSAALSANQHQVNALENMADSATQLPDPKLKFGIENVPVGGDNGRRLTREGMTMQRIGIMQDYVSSEKRERKADTLRAEAAKTAANSLAIRAQLQRDTAQAWLDLALAQRSEEQAKKLVSEGQRQVPLQNASVANGSAPSSAIDARLTLAAMQDLVTDANRDVQVAQARLMQLTGENDVRTAGSLPRYQRLPAERDVLIQAIDEHPEVLQAKRESDVAHARSEQTALAAIPDVGVEVYYAKRGDDYEDMAGVMFTVDLPLFKSKRQDKDYAAEVSRSMEANDQLTLLQRDHRAQLDTLIAQYQAAQSRWQRQQQEIVPLQQQKIRLLEAQYRSGSSSLAEVMSGRRSLLESELASVAAEREMAKIWASIRYLIPQEFAQ; encoded by the coding sequence ATGCAAAACCGAAAGCAGCGCCGCATTGCGGCGTGGCTGGCGGCGATGTTTTTCCTGCCTGCCGCCTCACAGGCGGCAAGCCTGAGTTTGGATGAAGCCCTGAACGCTGCACAGAAATATTCCGCAGCGCTCTCGGCAAACCAACATCAGGTTAATGCACTGGAAAACATGGCTGACTCTGCCACGCAACTTCCCGATCCAAAATTAAAATTTGGCATCGAAAACGTCCCCGTCGGCGGGGACAACGGTCGTCGTCTCACGCGTGAAGGGATGACCATGCAGCGTATAGGGATCATGCAGGACTACGTCAGCAGCGAAAAACGCGAACGTAAAGCAGACACCTTACGCGCTGAAGCCGCAAAAACGGCGGCCAATTCGCTCGCGATCCGCGCTCAGCTCCAGCGTGACACCGCGCAAGCGTGGCTCGATCTGGCCTTGGCGCAACGCAGCGAAGAGCAGGCGAAAAAATTGGTGAGTGAAGGCCAGCGTCAGGTTCCTTTGCAAAATGCCAGCGTGGCCAACGGCAGCGCGCCGAGCAGCGCGATTGATGCAAGACTCACGCTCGCCGCCATGCAGGATCTCGTCACCGATGCCAACCGCGATGTTCAGGTTGCTCAGGCGCGTCTGATGCAGTTGACCGGCGAAAACGATGTGCGAACCGCGGGCTCGCTGCCGCGTTATCAGCGCTTACCCGCCGAGCGCGATGTTTTAATTCAGGCTATCGATGAGCATCCTGAAGTCCTACAGGCCAAGCGTGAATCAGACGTTGCGCATGCTCGTTCCGAGCAAACCGCACTGGCTGCAATCCCGGACGTCGGCGTTGAGGTCTATTACGCCAAGCGCGGGGACGACTACGAAGATATGGCGGGCGTGATGTTTACCGTCGACCTCCCGCTGTTTAAATCTAAACGTCAGGATAAAGACTACGCCGCCGAAGTTTCCCGCAGCATGGAAGCAAACGACCAGCTTACATTACTCCAGCGCGATCACCGTGCTCAGTTAGATACGTTAATCGCTCAGTATCAGGCCGCCCAAAGCCGCTGGCAGCGCCAGCAGCAGGAAATCGTGCCGCTACAGCAACAAAAAATCCGTCTGCTAGAAGCACAGTATCGTTCCGGCAGCAGCTCCTTAGCCGAGGTAATGAGTGGTCGCCGCTCCCTGTTAGAAAGCGAGTTGGCATCCGTCGCGGCTGAACGTGAAATGGCCAAAATTTGGGCCTCGATCCGCTATCTCATCCCGCAGGAGTTTGCCCAATGA
- a CDS encoding copper-binding protein, producing MSYIQNIRTLFATAAVLSAFAFATPTMANSDHDMSAMHNVSDMPHHESTATSYRATGVVKSWNQASGVTLTHSPIPELHWPAMTMTFALPSSSVIKPLAVGSKVNFSFIQTESGYQLTEITPAQ from the coding sequence ATGTCTTACATCCAAAACATCCGTACCCTATTCGCTACCGCCGCTGTTCTTTCTGCCTTTGCTTTCGCTACGCCAACTATGGCCAACAGCGATCACGACATGAGCGCGATGCATAACGTGAGCGACATGCCGCATCATGAATCAACGGCAACGTCTTACCGCGCTACCGGCGTGGTAAAAAGCTGGAACCAAGCAAGCGGCGTCACATTAACGCACTCCCCGATCCCTGAACTGCATTGGCCTGCCATGACCATGACCTTTGCGCTGCCCTCTTCTTCTGTCATCAAGCCACTGGCGGTGGGCAGCAAGGTGAATTTCAGCTTTATCCAAACCGAATCCGGTTATCAATTAACTGAAATCACCCCAGCTCAGTAA
- the galM gene encoding galactose-1-epimerase, giving the protein MLNFADTSRAPDGEPFQFTTLTNAAGSIATFMDWGATWLSCQIALNDGSLREVLLGCQTPEQFTEQGAFLGATVGRYANRIAKAQYVYQGETVVLHPSQGENQLHGGPEGFDKRRWKRISHDTQHVTYQLNSADGDQGFPGNLIAQVTYRLTEDNRVEISWQAKVDKTCPVNLTNHAYFNLDGDGCTTDALAQNLQLFADHYLPVESDGIPCGDLTHVSGSGMDFRKAKTLQQDLLKDRCQQCVKGYDHAYLLHSTCHHAQHPAAILTAADAKLEMQVFTDAPALQLYSGNFLAGTPDRRGAQYAAYAGVALESEFLPDTPNHPEWPQPDCFIKPGEVYQAATTYWFVVKG; this is encoded by the coding sequence ATGCTAAATTTCGCTGATACCTCCCGAGCTCCAGATGGCGAGCCGTTTCAGTTCACCACGCTAACCAACGCCGCTGGCAGCATTGCCACATTCATGGATTGGGGCGCAACATGGCTTTCATGCCAGATCGCACTGAACGACGGCAGTTTGCGTGAGGTTTTGCTCGGCTGCCAAACGCCCGAGCAATTCACCGAACAGGGTGCTTTTTTGGGTGCCACGGTAGGTCGTTACGCCAACCGTATCGCTAAAGCACAGTATGTCTACCAAGGTGAAACCGTCGTTTTACATCCGAGCCAAGGCGAAAATCAGCTTCACGGCGGGCCAGAAGGATTCGACAAACGCCGTTGGAAACGTATTTCACACGATACCCAGCATGTGACCTATCAGTTGAACTCTGCCGATGGCGATCAGGGTTTCCCCGGAAACCTCATTGCGCAAGTGACTTACCGCCTCACGGAAGATAACCGCGTTGAGATTAGCTGGCAGGCAAAAGTTGATAAAACCTGCCCGGTGAATTTAACCAACCATGCCTACTTCAACTTAGACGGCGATGGTTGCACGACCGATGCGTTGGCGCAGAATCTGCAGCTCTTTGCCGATCACTATCTTCCGGTAGAAAGTGACGGGATCCCATGTGGCGATCTTACTCATGTCAGCGGCTCAGGCATGGATTTCCGCAAAGCAAAAACCTTGCAGCAGGACTTGTTAAAAGATCGCTGCCAGCAGTGCGTGAAAGGCTACGATCACGCCTATCTGCTGCACAGCACCTGCCATCATGCACAACACCCCGCGGCGATCCTCACCGCTGCTGATGCTAAACTGGAGATGCAGGTTTTTACCGATGCCCCTGCGCTCCAGCTTTACAGCGGTAACTTTCTAGCCGGAACGCCCGACCGTCGCGGAGCGCAATATGCGGCTTATGCCGGTGTGGCGTTAGAAAGTGAGTTTTTGCCTGATACTCCTAACCACCCTGAATGGCCACAGCCTGACTGCTTTATTAAACCGGGTGAAGTTTATCAAGCGGCAACGACGTATTGGTTTGTGGTGAAGGGATAG
- the galK gene encoding galactokinase: MSLQQLTTVTQDIFNRYFGYAPAMTVQAPGRVNLIGEHTDYNDGFVLPCAIDYQTVISCAKRDDRIVRVIAADYDNQQDEFSLDAAFESHPTMMWSNYVRGVLKYLQIRNPNFGGADLVISGNVPQGAGLSSSASLEVAVGQAFQALYDLPLDGVQLALNGQEAENKFVGCNCGIMDQLISALGEEKHALLIDCRSLATRSVPMPKDVAIVIINSNVKRGLVDSEYNTRRQQCEAAAQYFNVKALRDVTLAEFESKQAGLESLTARRARHVITENDRTEAAAKALAAGDLKLMGTLMAESHASMRDDFEITVKPIDTLVEIVKEVIGERGGVRMTGGGFGGCIVALMPLDLVEEVRATVEREYPAQTGLKETFYVCYPSQGASVC, encoded by the coding sequence ATGAGTCTGCAACAACTTACTACCGTGACACAGGATATTTTTAATCGTTATTTTGGCTATGCTCCGGCAATGACGGTACAAGCTCCCGGCCGCGTTAATTTGATTGGCGAGCATACGGATTACAACGATGGCTTTGTGTTGCCCTGCGCTATCGATTATCAAACCGTGATTAGCTGCGCTAAGCGAGACGATCGCATAGTGCGCGTAATCGCGGCCGACTACGATAATCAACAAGATGAATTCTCTCTTGATGCCGCATTTGAGTCCCATCCCACCATGATGTGGAGCAACTATGTCCGCGGCGTGCTGAAATATCTGCAAATCCGTAATCCTAATTTCGGCGGCGCAGACTTAGTTATCAGCGGCAACGTACCACAAGGTGCAGGGCTGAGCTCGTCAGCATCGCTTGAGGTTGCCGTCGGCCAAGCCTTCCAAGCATTGTACGATCTGCCTTTAGATGGCGTTCAGTTGGCGCTAAATGGTCAAGAAGCGGAAAACAAGTTTGTTGGCTGCAACTGCGGCATCATGGATCAGCTGATTTCCGCGCTGGGCGAAGAAAAACACGCGCTGCTGATTGACTGCCGCTCACTGGCGACGCGCTCAGTTCCCATGCCAAAAGACGTCGCGATCGTGATTATCAATTCCAACGTTAAGCGTGGATTGGTCGATAGCGAATACAACACCCGCCGTCAGCAATGCGAAGCCGCTGCGCAGTATTTCAACGTAAAAGCCCTGCGTGATGTCACGCTGGCAGAATTCGAATCTAAACAAGCTGGGCTGGAATCGCTGACTGCGCGCCGTGCTCGTCACGTCATCACTGAAAACGACCGAACCGAAGCGGCTGCCAAAGCGCTTGCCGCAGGCGATCTCAAACTGATGGGCACATTGATGGCGGAATCCCATGCCTCAATGCGCGATGATTTTGAAATTACCGTTAAACCTATTGATACGCTGGTTGAAATTGTGAAAGAGGTCATCGGAGAGCGCGGCGGTGTTCGCATGACGGGCGGCGGCTTTGGCGGCTGTATCGTCGCCCTGATGCCATTAGACTTGGTTGAGGAAGTTCGCGCTACCGTTGAACGCGAATATCCGGCGCAAACCGGCCTGAAAGAAACCTTCTATGTCTGCTATCCATCACAAGGAGCCAGCGTATGCTAA
- the galT gene encoding galactose-1-phosphate uridylyltransferase, translating to MTTFNPVDHPHRRYNPLTDQWVLVSPHRAKRPWQGAQETPSIQTLPQHDPDCFLCAGNTRVTGDTNPDYTGTYVFTNDFAALMPDTPDAPQNDDPLMRCESARGTSRVICFSPDHSKTLPELSLPALEEIVKTWQTQSADLGKTYPWVQVFENKGAAMGCSNPHPHGQIWANSFLPNEAAREDRLQQAYFAQNKTPMLLDYAKREIVDGSRTVVETEHWIAVVPYWAAWPFETLLLPKTHILRITDLNAEQRADLAIALKKLTSRYDNLFQCSFPYSMGWHGAPFHEVDCVHWQLHAHFYPPLLRSATVRKFMVGYEMLAETQRDLTPEQAAERLRAVSDVHYREANAK from the coding sequence ATGACCACGTTTAATCCGGTCGATCACCCTCATCGCCGTTATAACCCATTGACAGATCAGTGGGTGTTGGTCTCTCCGCACCGTGCCAAACGCCCGTGGCAGGGTGCACAGGAAACGCCGTCGATTCAAACGCTGCCACAGCATGATCCCGACTGTTTTCTGTGTGCGGGCAATACGCGTGTTACCGGTGATACAAATCCCGATTACACCGGCACCTATGTTTTTACTAACGATTTTGCAGCGCTGATGCCGGATACACCGGATGCGCCGCAAAACGACGATCCATTGATGCGCTGTGAAAGCGCGCGCGGCACCAGCCGCGTCATCTGTTTCTCACCCGATCACAGTAAGACGTTACCTGAACTTTCTTTACCTGCCCTTGAAGAGATCGTTAAGACATGGCAAACGCAAAGTGCAGATCTTGGGAAGACCTATCCGTGGGTGCAGGTATTTGAAAATAAAGGCGCCGCAATGGGATGCTCTAACCCGCATCCGCACGGGCAGATTTGGGCTAACAGCTTCCTACCCAATGAAGCTGCGCGCGAAGATCGCCTACAGCAAGCCTATTTCGCACAGAATAAAACGCCGATGCTGCTGGACTATGCCAAACGCGAAATAGTCGACGGTAGCCGTACCGTGGTGGAAACCGAACATTGGATCGCCGTCGTTCCGTACTGGGCTGCATGGCCTTTTGAAACGCTGTTGTTGCCGAAAACACACATCTTGCGCATTACCGATCTCAACGCAGAGCAGCGTGCTGATTTAGCCATTGCATTGAAAAAACTCACCAGCCGCTACGATAACCTGTTCCAGTGCTCTTTCCCTTATTCCATGGGCTGGCACGGTGCACCGTTCCATGAGGTTGACTGTGTACACTGGCAGTTGCACGCACATTTCTATCCACCACTGTTGCGCTCTGCAACCGTGCGTAAATTTATGGTCGGCTACGAAATGCTGGCCGAAACTCAGCGCGATTTAACGCCTGAGCAAGCCGCTGAACGTCTACGCGCAGTAAGTGACGTCCATTACCGTGAAGCCAACGCCAAATAA
- the galE gene encoding UDP-glucose 4-epimerase GalE has protein sequence MIVLVTGGSGYIGSHTCVQLIAAGHTPIILDNLCNSKASVLERIHTLTGNTPTLYQGDIRDRLLLDRIFAENQIDSVIHFAGLKAVGESVQKPLEYYDNNVSGTLTLLEAMREANVKNMIFSSSATVYGDQPKIPYVEDFPTGTPSSPYGRSKLMVEQILEDLHRADPEWSVSLLRYFNPVGAHPSGLMGEDPQGIPNNLMPYIAQVAVGRRDSLAIFGNDYPTEDGTGVRDYIHVVDLADGHLAALNVMTNKPGVHIYNLGAGVGYSVLQVVNAFSKACGKPVNYHFAPRRAGDLAAYWADSTRADKDLNWRVTRTLDDMAQDTWRWQSQNPQGYPE, from the coding sequence ATGATTGTTTTAGTTACTGGTGGTAGCGGTTACATTGGCAGCCATACCTGCGTACAGTTAATCGCCGCTGGGCATACGCCGATCATCTTAGACAATCTTTGCAACAGCAAAGCCAGCGTTTTGGAACGCATCCACACCCTGACAGGCAACACGCCAACCCTTTATCAAGGCGACATTCGCGACCGTTTGTTACTTGACCGTATATTCGCTGAAAACCAGATTGACTCGGTGATCCACTTTGCAGGGCTAAAAGCCGTGGGTGAGTCAGTGCAAAAACCGCTGGAATACTACGATAACAACGTGAGCGGTACGCTAACTCTGCTGGAAGCAATGCGTGAAGCGAATGTCAAAAATATGATTTTTAGCTCTTCCGCCACCGTGTATGGCGATCAGCCCAAAATCCCTTACGTTGAAGATTTCCCTACCGGAACCCCATCAAGCCCGTATGGCCGCAGCAAATTAATGGTTGAACAGATCCTCGAAGATCTGCACCGTGCCGACCCTGAATGGAGCGTTAGCCTGCTGCGCTATTTCAATCCGGTTGGCGCTCATCCATCTGGATTAATGGGTGAAGATCCACAAGGCATTCCTAATAACCTGATGCCGTATATCGCTCAGGTTGCCGTTGGTCGTCGTGATTCTCTGGCTATTTTCGGCAATGACTATCCAACCGAAGATGGCACCGGTGTGCGTGATTACATCCATGTGGTCGATTTAGCCGACGGTCATTTGGCCGCACTCAACGTCATGACAAACAAACCTGGCGTGCATATTTACAACCTCGGCGCAGGCGTTGGTTATAGCGTGCTGCAAGTAGTAAACGCCTTCAGCAAAGCCTGCGGAAAACCGGTGAATTACCACTTTGCACCGCGCCGCGCAGGCGATCTTGCCGCGTACTGGGCTGATTCAACCCGAGCCGACAAAGACCTCAACTGGCGCGTCACTCGCACTCTGGACGATATGGCACAAGACACCTGGCGCTGGCAGTCACAGAATCCGCAGGGCTATCCCGAATAA
- a CDS encoding lysostaphin resistance A-like protein — protein sequence MWGALAASLAVLSFQRQLSAFLLLSATALAFSQGILNFNALAFMAVVILAGLARYRWEHQQKGGFNSEILLVLAAIVLFLHMVPGFNNPKILDKVIAGPHSAPFSMYYNFDKALVPFILLLALPTLFRTPIAASRPVCQWVVLGISVPVLLLIAVALGGLRIELHQPAWLWQFALANLFFVSLAEEALFRGYLQQRLSGWLGHLPALLITAVIFGLAHFAGGWLMVIFAGLAGVIYGLAWMWSGRLWVATLFHFALNIIHLLFFTYPMYHA from the coding sequence ATGTGGGGTGCTCTAGCCGCTTCCTTAGCCGTGCTTTCGTTTCAACGACAGCTATCCGCTTTTTTACTTCTTTCTGCTACAGCGCTGGCGTTCAGCCAAGGCATTCTTAATTTTAATGCTTTAGCCTTTATGGCGGTTGTCATTCTTGCTGGGCTAGCCCGCTATCGTTGGGAACATCAGCAAAAAGGCGGATTCAACAGCGAAATCTTATTGGTGTTAGCCGCAATCGTGCTGTTTCTGCACATGGTGCCCGGCTTCAATAATCCTAAAATTCTCGACAAAGTGATTGCCGGTCCACACAGCGCGCCATTTTCGATGTACTACAACTTCGACAAAGCGCTGGTTCCTTTTATTCTCTTACTTGCGCTGCCGACGTTATTCCGCACGCCGATCGCCGCCTCACGCCCAGTTTGCCAGTGGGTAGTGCTTGGCATTAGCGTTCCAGTTTTATTACTTATTGCCGTGGCGCTTGGCGGCTTGCGGATTGAACTTCACCAGCCCGCGTGGCTATGGCAATTTGCACTGGCTAATCTGTTCTTCGTCTCTTTGGCAGAAGAAGCGCTCTTTCGCGGCTATCTACAGCAACGTCTCAGCGGCTGGTTAGGCCATCTTCCCGCGCTGTTGATTACGGCGGTTATTTTCGGCTTAGCGCATTTTGCCGGCGGCTGGCTGATGGTGATTTTTGCCGGATTAGCAGGCGTGATTTATGGTCTGGCGTGGATGTGGAGCGGTCGGCTATGGGTAGCGACTCTTTTCCACTTTGCGCTGAACATCATTCACCTCTTGTTCTTTACCTATCCGATGTATCACGCATAA